A genomic stretch from Antarcticibacterium flavum includes:
- a CDS encoding DUF6544 family protein → MKILFSIILLLHGLLHFIGFAKAYKLASLPQLELSVSRSLGTLWLIAGIIFLLALVLFILDKKFWPFFALAGVLISQSLIIISWQDTKFGTILNIIILLMSIPALGNFHFKDMLKNEKEAFRQELKEPAKQVITHENLKSLPPAVGKWLETSGVVGKPKISYGYLIQRGEMRTSPDGNWMAFEAKQLVNLENPYFIWNTEVEMAPFITLHGRDKLMNGEGEMLIKLLSLVPVVDEGPGEKMNTGAMLRYLGEICWFPSAALSEHITWEETGRYTAMATLRIGETEVSGEFTFNGAGDMESFEALRYYGGGEEAKQEKWYIKAVAYREFSGYRIPAKCAVTWKLPEGDFNWLNLEITSIEYNQLPGQE, encoded by the coding sequence ATGAAGATCCTTTTCAGTATTATACTCTTGCTTCACGGCCTTCTTCATTTTATAGGCTTTGCTAAGGCTTATAAGCTAGCTTCCCTTCCACAATTAGAGCTTTCTGTTTCTAGATCGTTGGGAACCCTGTGGCTCATTGCAGGAATTATTTTTTTACTGGCTTTGGTGCTTTTTATACTTGATAAAAAGTTCTGGCCTTTCTTTGCCCTGGCAGGGGTACTGATATCTCAAAGCTTAATAATTATTTCCTGGCAGGATACGAAATTTGGAACAATCCTGAATATTATTATCCTGCTGATGAGCATTCCTGCACTGGGAAATTTTCATTTTAAGGATATGCTGAAAAATGAAAAGGAAGCTTTCCGGCAGGAACTTAAGGAACCGGCTAAACAAGTAATCACGCATGAAAATTTAAAATCTCTTCCGCCGGCCGTGGGTAAATGGCTGGAAACCTCTGGAGTAGTAGGGAAACCTAAAATTTCCTATGGCTATTTGATACAGAGAGGGGAGATGCGGACCAGCCCCGATGGAAATTGGATGGCGTTTGAAGCAAAACAGCTGGTAAATTTAGAAAACCCTTACTTCATCTGGAATACTGAAGTTGAAATGGCACCCTTCATTACCCTGCATGGCAGGGATAAATTGATGAATGGGGAAGGAGAGATGTTAATAAAACTTCTTTCTCTGGTACCGGTGGTGGATGAAGGCCCCGGAGAAAAGATGAATACCGGTGCTATGCTACGATACCTTGGAGAGATATGCTGGTTTCCCTCCGCAGCTTTAAGTGAACACATCACCTGGGAAGAAACAGGCAGATACACGGCAATGGCAACTTTAAGAATTGGTGAAACAGAAGTTTCCGGAGAATTTACTTTTAATGGTGCCGGGGATATGGAGTCCTTTGAAGCGTTGAGGTATTATGGAGGAGGGGAAGAGGCCAAACAGGAGAAATGGTATATTAAAGCGGTGGCGTACCGGGAGTTTTCCGGGTACCGGATCCCCGCGAAATGTGCGGTTACCTGGAAGCTTCCGGAAGGCGACTTCAATTGGCTTAATCTCGAGATCACTTCCATTGAATACAATCAGCTGCCGGGGCAGGAATAA
- a CDS encoding 1-phosphofructokinase family hexose kinase, whose amino-acid sequence MDKIITLTVNPALDVYTTVDKLEPEKKLRCAASTKDPGGGGVNVSRVLKRLGTDAHTIYTRGGYTGGIFGSLLDGEDIHQDALEVKNDLRQNFAVSETSSGDLYRFGFPGAELQEEEYEELLEKIRGSKGSEFLVASGSLPPGAPEDYYTQVAKVAAEKNLKFIIDTSGEALREVLNVGAYLIKPNKDELSDLTGKEAGNREEQKKLLQEVLDNYNVEVIVLSLGPDGAIMATQNKIVEFPAPKVDFISSIGAGDSMVAGMVCSLSRGNDIEDAVLFGIACGSATIKSPGTELLTRENAEKLFRELKVEVNGS is encoded by the coding sequence ATGGACAAGATCATCACCTTAACCGTTAATCCCGCATTGGATGTTTATACAACGGTAGACAAGCTGGAACCGGAAAAAAAATTACGCTGTGCAGCTTCCACTAAAGATCCCGGTGGTGGCGGGGTAAATGTTTCCCGGGTGTTGAAGAGACTGGGAACAGATGCCCATACCATCTACACCCGCGGCGGATACACCGGCGGGATTTTTGGTTCCTTACTGGACGGGGAAGACATCCACCAGGATGCGCTGGAGGTGAAAAATGACCTGCGGCAGAACTTTGCCGTAAGTGAAACCTCCAGCGGAGATCTCTACAGATTCGGATTTCCCGGTGCGGAACTGCAGGAGGAGGAATATGAGGAATTGCTGGAAAAGATAAGAGGTTCTAAAGGTTCTGAATTTCTTGTTGCCAGTGGAAGTTTGCCACCTGGGGCACCGGAAGATTATTATACACAGGTAGCCAAAGTGGCTGCAGAGAAGAACCTGAAATTTATCATTGATACTTCCGGAGAAGCACTAAGAGAGGTCCTCAATGTTGGTGCCTATCTCATAAAACCCAATAAAGATGAACTTTCAGATCTAACGGGAAAAGAAGCCGGAAACCGGGAGGAGCAAAAGAAATTATTGCAGGAAGTCCTCGATAATTATAATGTGGAAGTGATAGTGCTTTCTCTAGGACCCGATGGAGCTATCATGGCAACACAAAACAAGATAGTTGAATTTCCCGCTCCCAAGGTGGATTTCATAAGTTCCATAGGCGCAGGGGACAGTATGGTGGCCGGCATGGTGTGCAGCCTCTCCAGAGGGAATGACATTGAGGATGCAGTGTTATTTGGAATAGCCTGCGGTAGCGCAACCATAAAATCTCCCGGAACTGAACTTCTTACCCGTGAGAATGCTGAAAAATTGTTCAGGGAACTAAAGGTAGAAGTGAACGGCTCTTAG
- a CDS encoding membrane lipoprotein lipid attachment site-containing protein has translation MKKFALLFVAILTLSSCSIDDDGPRIAYQFAEVTGENLPEFFEKGKTYKVDITYLLPSACHTAAGLEVKRGNDSGAQRRDIYVVGIGSYDANQTECNRESNDLEKEASFSILIDEDEPYTFYLWSGVDDNMENQYTVVEVPVEESGFPNAD, from the coding sequence ATGAAAAAATTTGCTTTATTATTCGTTGCCATTTTAACCTTGTCAAGCTGCAGTATCGATGATGATGGCCCTCGTATTGCCTATCAATTTGCCGAGGTAACCGGTGAAAACCTCCCGGAATTCTTTGAAAAAGGAAAAACTTATAAGGTAGACATCACCTACCTGCTACCTTCTGCCTGCCATACCGCTGCCGGACTTGAGGTAAAAAGAGGAAATGACAGCGGAGCCCAAAGAAGGGATATTTATGTAGTGGGGATTGGAAGCTATGACGCCAATCAAACAGAGTGCAACAGGGAAAGTAATGACCTGGAAAAAGAAGCATCCTTTTCTATTTTAATCGATGAGGATGAGCCATATACGTTTTATCTTTGGAGCGGGGTAGATGATAATATGGAGAACCAATACACTGTTGTGGAAGTACCTGTAGAGGAATCCGGATTTCCAAATGCAGATTAA
- a CDS encoding cupin domain-containing protein, which yields MKIPWIQLKAVPLFITMLIFLTGCKDGTTLTGGDRDATEKKEKEAEAPEEEGGEPIVLNIEEATISNPHYRIEQWTGKQMQMVLMAVKPGEEIDLEVHEGHDQFIRIEQGEARVLMGKTEDDLSFDETVTDDWAIFIPAGYYHNVKNTGSEDLKVYTIYAPKEHEKGALQRTYEAARETHEKGR from the coding sequence ATGAAAATTCCCTGGATACAATTAAAAGCAGTTCCCTTATTTATAACAATGTTGATCTTTCTTACCGGTTGTAAGGATGGAACCACCCTAACGGGGGGAGATAGAGATGCCACAGAGAAAAAAGAAAAAGAGGCGGAGGCGCCGGAAGAAGAAGGAGGAGAACCCATAGTGCTAAATATTGAGGAAGCGACAATATCGAATCCTCACTACAGGATTGAACAATGGACAGGCAAACAAATGCAAATGGTCTTAATGGCGGTAAAACCGGGAGAGGAAATAGATCTCGAAGTTCATGAAGGTCACGACCAGTTCATCAGGATCGAGCAGGGAGAGGCTCGTGTACTAATGGGAAAAACTGAAGATGATCTTTCCTTTGATGAAACGGTCACAGATGACTGGGCAATATTCATTCCCGCGGGGTATTATCATAATGTAAAAAATACAGGCAGCGAGGACCTAAAGGTCTATACTATATATGCACCAAAGGAACACGAGAAAGGAGCGCTTCAACGTACGTATGAAGCAGCAAGGGAAACGCATGAAAAAGGACGTTGA
- a CDS encoding outer membrane protein, which produces MKELKFLLAGIIILVFTNAGLAQERWTAEFRPGVNFPIDKVAGIEVKTGFGFEAALSYEIIPHLEAYAGWSWNKFGGDSGFGPSNLDVEETGYTFGFQFIHPIANSSLSYSLRGGAVYNHLEFEDQGGNTIVDSGHGFGWQVGGGLDWEIGNNFHLRPGIRYRSLTRQLEMEIGNLEAKLNYLSFGLGLAKRF; this is translated from the coding sequence ATGAAAGAGTTAAAGTTTTTATTGGCTGGCATAATCATTCTGGTTTTTACCAATGCAGGCCTTGCCCAGGAGAGATGGACAGCAGAATTCAGGCCCGGAGTAAATTTTCCTATAGATAAAGTGGCAGGGATTGAAGTGAAAACCGGTTTTGGTTTTGAAGCTGCTTTATCCTATGAAATCATCCCACACCTGGAAGCTTACGCGGGCTGGAGCTGGAATAAGTTTGGAGGAGATAGTGGATTTGGGCCTTCCAATCTTGATGTGGAAGAAACGGGCTATACTTTTGGCTTTCAATTCATACATCCTATTGCTAACTCATCCCTCTCCTATTCTTTGAGAGGTGGGGCCGTATATAATCATCTGGAGTTTGAGGATCAGGGAGGCAATACGATAGTGGACTCCGGTCACGGCTTTGGCTGGCAGGTAGGAGGAGGCCTGGATTGGGAAATAGGAAATAATTTTCACCTGCGTCCCGGGATTCGCTACAGGTCTCTTACAAGACAACTTGAAATGGAAATAGGAAATCTTGAAGCCAAACTCAATTACCTTTCATTTGGTTTGGGTCTGGCCAAACGTTTTTAA
- a CDS encoding cation:proton antiporter, whose protein sequence is MIFLSAFDASLPLANPVLKFLLILVIILIAPLLLNRIKIPPLLGMIIAGAIVGPHGFYLMERDSSIILSGTAGLLYIMFLAGLEIDMADFKKNSKKSIVFGMFTFLIPMTLGILGGLYILNFSIYTSVLLASMFASHTLIAYPLVSKMGVAKNRAVNITVGGTMITDTLALLVLAVIVGMTTGEVNTEFWVRLTISLIIFGLIVMFLFPIIGRWFFKRFEDNVSQYIFVLVMVFSGAVLAELAGIEAIIGAFLAGLAMNRLIPHTSPLMNRIEFVGNAIFIPFFLIGVGMLIDYRVFFQDLETLKVAAIMTIIATSAKYLAAWLTQKTYNFTSTERALIFGLSNAQAAATLAAVLVGYNIILGETVDGEPVRLLNESVLNGTILMILITCTISSFVAQKAAKKQSLADASSTEPGDAETRERILIPISNSETTDELINLGLILKSKRNVEGLYALTIINNATVDEPAVKKAGKLLNQASVTASATDNFIHELLRYDIDIVNGITSVVREKGITDLILGLHQQSGISDSFLGDLTEGLLTKCNTTTLIYKAAQPIATIKRQLVVVPAKAEKETGFPFWLVKLWNLARNTGAKLVFYATAETLDYIKKVQEKHPIECEFREFSQWNDFLILSREIDKDDNLFIIMSRKDKLSYQKNMANIPDYLNNYFQRNSFILVFPIQAGVADPRGIDLTNPSLMEPIERLDEIGKTIGSLFRKK, encoded by the coding sequence ATGATATTTTTAAGCGCATTTGATGCCAGTTTGCCTCTAGCCAATCCGGTGCTGAAATTTCTCCTCATTTTGGTGATCATCCTCATTGCCCCTTTGCTTCTGAACAGGATAAAGATCCCGCCTTTATTGGGAATGATCATCGCAGGTGCCATTGTGGGACCTCATGGGTTTTACCTTATGGAGCGGGACAGCAGTATCATACTTTCAGGAACAGCAGGTTTGCTTTACATTATGTTCCTGGCAGGCCTTGAGATAGATATGGCCGATTTTAAAAAGAATTCCAAAAAGAGTATAGTCTTTGGCATGTTCACCTTTTTGATCCCCATGACTCTGGGAATCCTGGGGGGACTCTATATCCTTAACTTTTCGATCTATACCTCGGTGCTGCTTGCCAGTATGTTTGCGTCCCATACCCTTATCGCATATCCACTGGTGAGTAAAATGGGAGTAGCGAAGAACAGGGCCGTTAACATTACTGTTGGAGGCACCATGATCACCGATACACTGGCATTACTTGTTCTTGCCGTGATCGTTGGGATGACCACAGGGGAAGTGAATACAGAATTTTGGGTGAGGCTCACCATCTCCCTTATCATTTTTGGACTTATAGTAATGTTTCTCTTTCCAATCATAGGTAGATGGTTCTTCAAAAGATTTGAGGATAATGTTTCCCAGTACATATTTGTACTGGTGATGGTATTCTCAGGAGCTGTGCTGGCAGAGCTGGCAGGAATAGAAGCCATCATTGGAGCTTTTCTTGCAGGCCTTGCAATGAACAGGTTGATACCCCACACCTCGCCTTTAATGAACAGGATAGAATTTGTAGGAAACGCGATCTTTATCCCATTTTTTCTTATAGGGGTAGGAATGCTTATAGATTACAGGGTGTTTTTTCAGGACCTGGAAACCCTGAAGGTTGCGGCTATAATGACAATCATTGCAACCTCTGCCAAATATCTTGCTGCCTGGTTAACCCAAAAAACCTATAATTTTACGTCTACAGAACGCGCACTCATCTTTGGATTGAGCAACGCACAGGCCGCCGCCACCCTGGCGGCTGTATTGGTAGGTTACAATATTATCTTAGGTGAGACTGTAGATGGAGAACCCGTACGTTTGTTAAATGAAAGTGTCCTGAACGGCACTATCCTAATGATCCTTATAACCTGTACCATTTCCTCCTTTGTGGCACAAAAGGCGGCCAAAAAACAATCCCTGGCAGATGCTTCCTCTACCGAGCCGGGCGACGCTGAAACCCGGGAAAGGATCCTTATTCCAATTAGCAATAGCGAAACCACAGATGAACTTATCAATCTGGGGCTAATATTGAAATCCAAACGCAATGTGGAGGGCCTGTATGCTCTTACGATCATAAATAATGCGACTGTGGATGAGCCTGCCGTTAAAAAAGCCGGGAAATTACTCAATCAGGCTTCGGTGACTGCTTCTGCCACAGATAATTTCATTCACGAACTCCTGCGGTATGATATTGATATAGTGAACGGGATCACCAGTGTGGTAAGAGAAAAGGGAATAACAGATCTAATCCTGGGCTTGCATCAACAGTCTGGCATCTCAGACTCCTTCCTGGGAGATCTTACGGAAGGCTTACTCACAAAATGTAACACCACCACCTTGATCTATAAGGCGGCACAGCCCATTGCCACGATCAAAAGACAACTGGTAGTTGTCCCTGCAAAAGCCGAAAAAGAAACAGGATTTCCTTTCTGGCTGGTCAAATTATGGAACCTCGCACGAAATACAGGGGCTAAACTGGTGTTTTATGCTACAGCCGAAACCCTGGATTATATAAAGAAAGTACAGGAAAAGCATCCTATTGAATGTGAATTCAGGGAATTTAGTCAATGGAATGACTTTTTAATCTTATCAAGGGAAATTGATAAAGATGATAACCTCTTTATTATTATGAGCAGGAAGGACAAGCTTTCCTATCAAAAGAACATGGCCAATATCCCAGACTACCTCAACAACTATTTCCAGAGGAACAGCTTTATACTGGTATTCCCCATCCAGGCAGGGGTTGCCGACCCAAGGGGAATAGATCTTACCAACCCATCGCTTATGGAACCCATTGAGAGGCTGGATGAAATTGGGAAAACAATTGGAAGTTTATTCAGAAAAAAATAA
- a CDS encoding PAS domain-containing protein, which yields MSDFKDNLSNMMCLDLYLEARSHTEYENLKLRIQPLNHASPLLGLDLYAASFQAEVELGRRKKDLQDILDFAPGFNNQIDPGIILNTSYDALVLTNLAQKIQWVNKGFSKMTGYTAGFALGKTPRFLQGKDTKEENRNRIRQKLLDKEVFTEIVVNYRKTKEQYKCEITIIPLTDANRNISHFLAIEKEVA from the coding sequence ATGAGTGATTTTAAAGATAACCTTAGCAACATGATGTGCCTTGATCTTTACCTTGAGGCCAGATCCCATACGGAATATGAGAACCTCAAATTACGCATACAACCCTTAAACCACGCTTCTCCACTATTGGGGTTAGACCTTTATGCTGCAAGCTTTCAGGCTGAGGTGGAACTGGGGAGGAGGAAAAAGGACCTGCAGGACATCCTGGATTTTGCCCCCGGTTTCAACAATCAAATCGATCCCGGTATTATTCTAAACACCTCCTATGATGCCCTTGTTTTAACCAATCTCGCCCAAAAAATCCAATGGGTGAACAAAGGGTTCTCAAAAATGACCGGCTATACGGCAGGTTTTGCACTTGGAAAAACACCCAGATTCCTGCAGGGCAAGGATACAAAAGAAGAAAACCGAAATAGGATACGCCAGAAATTACTGGATAAAGAAGTGTTTACAGAAATTGTTGTAAATTATAGGAAAACCAAAGAACAATATAAATGTGAGATCACAATAATTCCTTTGACAGATGCAAACAGAAATATCTCCCATTTCCTTGCTATAGAAAAGGAAGTGGCTTAA
- a CDS encoding YihY/virulence factor BrkB family protein, with amino-acid sequence MKAERKMKKTKVLKSPKKIKTSGWKQILIRVKDRIEEDNLTIVAAGVAFYAFLAIFPALMALLSIYGLAVDPEQAERQISQLSGMMPEEAFSIIKDRVENLISTSGSALGWGTALGILISLWSANAGTKSLFKGIDIAYETKNNRGFIKQNAITLLFTLGAIITLLLSLALIVIFPAIVNTFGLPANIEGLVSWLRWPLLAGIVILVISLIYRYAPDRRTPKFKWVLVGASLATVLWLIASLGFSFYVSNFGNYGEMYGSISAVVILLLWLFLTSFIILLGAEVNSATEVYSENRLNRQG; translated from the coding sequence ATGAAGGCAGAGAGAAAAATGAAAAAAACGAAGGTGTTAAAATCACCCAAGAAAATCAAAACCTCCGGCTGGAAACAAATTTTAATAAGGGTAAAAGACCGCATAGAAGAAGATAATCTAACGATCGTTGCAGCAGGTGTGGCTTTTTATGCATTTTTGGCCATCTTCCCGGCCTTGATGGCACTATTGAGTATTTACGGGCTGGCTGTAGATCCAGAGCAGGCTGAAAGGCAAATATCCCAACTCTCGGGCATGATGCCAGAGGAGGCATTTTCCATAATTAAGGACCGGGTTGAGAATTTGATCTCCACCTCTGGCAGTGCACTGGGCTGGGGAACGGCACTTGGTATACTTATAAGTTTATGGAGTGCCAATGCAGGCACAAAATCTCTTTTTAAAGGAATTGATATAGCTTATGAAACTAAAAACAACCGGGGATTTATCAAGCAAAATGCAATTACTCTCTTATTTACTTTAGGCGCTATAATCACTTTGCTTTTAAGTTTAGCTTTGATCGTGATCTTTCCTGCTATAGTAAATACATTTGGCTTACCCGCAAATATTGAAGGCCTGGTTAGCTGGTTGAGGTGGCCTCTCCTGGCTGGTATTGTAATTCTTGTAATAAGTCTCATTTACAGGTATGCACCAGACAGGCGCACCCCTAAATTCAAGTGGGTGCTGGTGGGAGCTTCTTTGGCTACGGTCTTATGGCTTATAGCCTCCCTGGGCTTCTCTTTTTACGTAAGTAACTTCGGAAATTATGGGGAGATGTATGGGTCCATCTCAGCAGTAGTGATATTATTATTGTGGCTTTTCCTCACCAGTTTCATCATCCTCCTGGGGGCCGAAGTAAATTCTGCCACAGAAGTCTATTCCGAAAACCGGCTCAACCGCCAGGGATAA
- a CDS encoding cation:proton antiporter has product MEDHYLVLAAIGFATLVMAWLPSISKRIKVSFPIILLFIGFLLFYIGTPLQWPDPLWNDQGLMYFSEAIVIIALMGAGLKIGSVFSFSAWKRPLLLVFIAMPITMAAAYFLGVYFLALSVPSSLLLAAILAPTDPVLAAEVQLDEPTREKEPEDKRRFTLTTEAGLNDGMAFPFTYLAVMVAQAGGWAALNFSDWFWDKLLLKVVIGIILGIIIGRIIGYLLDRLHIVTGVKTFDGFVSLSLTFMSYGLTELLHGYGFLAVFFVGLTLRYYEKISGDYKKKMHDFIHEIERLLLTVWIILFGGSLLNGILTLTNWKGILFAFGFILIIRPLAGYISLIGVNDPKRSKLAVGFLGIRGIGSVFYLAWAFMQYDNFENKNELYGITAYVILISIVIHGLTAPSIIDYFAKRKEYPNPPEKKG; this is encoded by the coding sequence ATGGAAGACCACTACCTGGTATTAGCAGCGATTGGATTTGCAACCCTTGTGATGGCATGGCTTCCATCTATTTCAAAAAGGATCAAAGTAAGCTTCCCCATCATCCTTTTATTCATAGGTTTTCTACTTTTTTATATTGGCACCCCCTTACAATGGCCCGATCCCTTGTGGAATGACCAGGGGCTAATGTATTTTTCTGAAGCAATTGTAATCATAGCTTTAATGGGCGCAGGCCTTAAAATAGGAAGTGTTTTTTCCTTTAGCGCCTGGAAAAGACCATTATTGTTAGTGTTTATCGCTATGCCAATTACAATGGCTGCTGCATATTTTCTTGGAGTATATTTCCTGGCTCTAAGCGTTCCATCCTCCCTCCTTTTGGCTGCTATTCTGGCACCTACAGACCCGGTGCTGGCAGCAGAAGTCCAACTTGATGAACCCACCCGGGAAAAGGAGCCGGAGGATAAAAGGCGCTTCACCCTTACAACAGAGGCTGGTTTGAATGATGGGATGGCATTTCCCTTTACCTACCTGGCAGTCATGGTAGCACAAGCGGGAGGTTGGGCAGCCCTTAATTTTTCTGACTGGTTTTGGGATAAGCTATTGCTTAAAGTAGTTATTGGAATTATCCTGGGAATAATTATTGGAAGAATTATTGGTTACTTACTCGACAGGCTGCACATTGTGACCGGAGTCAAAACATTTGATGGCTTTGTATCCCTCTCCCTTACTTTTATGAGTTATGGTTTAACAGAATTACTACATGGATACGGATTTTTAGCAGTTTTCTTTGTGGGATTAACCCTGAGATACTATGAGAAAATAAGCGGGGACTACAAAAAGAAGATGCACGATTTCATTCACGAAATTGAGAGGCTCCTGCTCACGGTTTGGATCATTCTATTCGGTGGTTCCTTACTTAACGGTATCCTCACTCTTACAAACTGGAAAGGTATTTTGTTCGCTTTTGGGTTTATTCTTATCATAAGGCCTTTGGCCGGTTATATTTCCCTGATAGGGGTTAACGATCCCAAAAGATCGAAACTCGCGGTGGGCTTTTTGGGAATACGGGGAATAGGCTCGGTTTTTTACCTGGCCTGGGCATTTATGCAATATGATAATTTTGAAAATAAAAATGAGCTATACGGCATTACAGCTTATGTGATCCTCATTTCCATTGTTATACATGGGCTCACCGCGCCCTCCATCATAGATTATTTCGCCAAAAGAAAAGAATATCCTAATCCCCCGGAAAAGAAGGGGTAA
- a CDS encoding DUF4168 domain-containing protein, whose protein sequence is MFNSKKIAAFFLFFTIIGSSAIFAQTQQQLPQQQQQPEKVEVSQAELEKFANAFQAITAIGQQAQQEMAGVVEEKGMAIQRFNEVHQATLDPQAEVTVTAEEKEQHKEIITALESMQVEFQGEMTKVITEVGLTPERYEQIAMGLQYDEELQTRLRAVLQS, encoded by the coding sequence ATGTTTAACTCAAAAAAAATTGCTGCTTTCTTTTTATTCTTTACAATAATAGGTAGCTCCGCAATATTTGCCCAAACCCAGCAACAACTGCCACAACAGCAGCAACAACCTGAAAAGGTTGAAGTAAGCCAAGCTGAACTTGAAAAGTTTGCCAATGCGTTCCAGGCAATTACTGCTATAGGACAACAGGCCCAGCAGGAAATGGCAGGTGTGGTTGAGGAAAAAGGTATGGCCATCCAGAGATTTAATGAAGTACACCAGGCTACTCTTGACCCACAGGCTGAAGTAACTGTTACTGCTGAAGAAAAAGAACAGCACAAGGAGATCATTACTGCGCTTGAGTCTATGCAGGTGGAATTCCAGGGAGAAATGACCAAAGTTATTACTGAAGTTGGTCTAACTCCTGAAAGATATGAGCAAATCGCTATGGGACTTCAATACGATGAAGAATTGCAAACCAGGTTAAGAGCCGTTTTACAAAGCTAA